The proteins below are encoded in one region of Lactuca sativa cultivar Salinas chromosome 3, Lsat_Salinas_v11, whole genome shotgun sequence:
- the LOC111902033 gene encoding pyruvate dehydrogenase E1 component subunit alpha-3, chloroplastic codes for MAFSGSKMIIQPLSHSLHATSRSDNPLLSDPFSKAAKPITTSSPFLGSTRTLRLNQSVATAQRQAASRIVAVSDVFKEKKLKSKTNLLLTKEEGLEVYEDMILGRAFEDMCAQMYYRGKMFGFVHLYNGQEAVSSGFIKLLKKEDSVVSTYRDHVHALSKGVPARAVMSELFGKKTGCCRGQGGSMHMFSAEHNVLGGFAFIGEGIPVATGAAFSSKYRREVLKEADCDHVTLAFFGDGTCNNGQFFECLNMAALWKLPIIFVVENNLWAIGMSHLRSTSDPEIWKKGPAFGMPGVHVDGMDVLKVREVAKEAIGRARRGEGPTLVECETYRFRGHSLADPDELRDPAEKAHYAARDPITGLKRYLIENKLASEADLKAIEKKIDEVVEEAVEFADESPAPSRSQLLENVFADPRGFGIGPDGSYRCEDPKFTQGTAQV; via the exons ATGGCTTTCTCTGGAAGCAAGATGATTATCCAGCCCCTCTCTCACTCTCTCCACGCCACTAGCAGATCAGACAACCCGCTTCTCTCCGATCCCTTTAGTAAGGCCGCTAAGCCCATCACCACTTCATCCCCTTTCCTTGGATCAACTCGAACCCTCCGACTCAATCAATCCGTTGCAACTGCTCAACGTCAAGCTGCTTCCCGAATCGTTGCTGTCTCCGATGTTTTCAAGGAAAAGAAGCTCAAATCCAAAACCAATCTC CTGCTGACGAAAGAAGAAGGTTTAGAAGTATACGAGGACATGATATTGGGCAGAGCTTTCGAGGACATGTGTGCCCAGATGTATTACAGAGGGAAAATGTTTGGTTTTGTCCATTTATACAACGGGCAAGAAGCTGTTTCCTCAGGATTCATCAAGCTGTTGAAGAAAGAGGACAGTGTTGTGAGCACCTATCGTGATCATGTTCATGCTCTGAGCAAGGGGGTGCCAGCACGTGCTGTGATGAGCGAGCTGTTTGGGAAGAAAACAGGGTGTTGCCGAGGTCAGGGTGGATCCATGCACATGTTCTCTGCTGAACACAATGTGCTTGGTGGGTTTGCCTTTATAGGAGAAGGCATCCCGGTTGCGACTGGTGCAGCATTCAGTAGCAAGTACAGGAGGGAAGTGTTGAAGGAAGCGGATTGTGATCATGTGACATTGGCGTTCTTTGGAGATGGGACTTGCAACAATGGGCAGTTCTTTGAGTGCTTGAACATGGCGGCTCTATGGAAACTGCCCATCATATTTGTGGTGGAGAACAATCTTTGGGCAATTGGGATGTCCCATCTGCGTTCAACTTCAGATCCAGAAATCTGGAAGAAGGGCCCCGCTTTTGGGATGCCAGGTGTCCATGTTGATGGCATGGATGTGTTGAAGGTCAGGGAGGTAGCAAAGGAGGCTATTGGAAGGGCTCGGAGAGGGGAAGGCCCCACTTTGGTTGAGTGTGAGACTTACAGATTTAGAGGACACTCTTTGGCTGATCCTGATGAGCTTCGTGACCCAG CTGAGAAGGCACATTATGCAGCACGAGATCCAATAACAGGATTAAAGAGGTATCTGATTGAAAACAAACTGGCGAGTGAAGCAGATTTGAAGGCAATAGAGAAGAAGATAGATGAGGTGGTTGAAGAAGCTGTGGAGTTTGCAGATGAAAGCCCTGCTCCTTCAAGAAGCCAACTGCTGGAAAACGTGTTTGCTGATCCAAGAGGCTTTGGAATTGGACCTGATGGCAGTTACAGGTGTGAGGACCCCAAGTTTACTCAAGGCACTGCTCAGGTCTAA